The following coding sequences are from one Salvia hispanica cultivar TCC Black 2014 chromosome 3, UniMelb_Shisp_WGS_1.0, whole genome shotgun sequence window:
- the LOC125213256 gene encoding 8-hydroxygeraniol dehydrogenase-like isoform X3 has translation MAKSHDTEHPVKALGLAATDSSGHLSPFKFSRRATGDDDVQFKVLYCGICHTDLHYLKNEWGVTPYPIVPGHEIVGVVTEVGKKVEKVKVGDKVGVGCMVGSCRSCESCQEDLENYCPKIIPTYAAPYHDGTITYGGYSDIMVADEHFIVRIPDNMPLDAAAPLLCAGITTYSPMRYFGLDKPGMHIGVVGLGGLGHVAVKFAKAFGCKVTVISTSLSKKDEALSHLGADSFLISKDADEMQGAIGTMDGIIDTVSAHHALMPLIGLLKAHGKLIMVGAPDKPLELLVFPLLAGRKMISGSATGGMKETQEMIEYAAKHNIKADIELISADYVNTALERLAKADVKYRFVIDVANTLHQA, from the exons ATGGCGAAATCACACGACACAGAGCACCCTGTGAAGGCATTAGGATTGGCTGCTACAGACTCATCTGGCCATCTCTCTCCTTTCAAATTCTCCAGAAG GGCAACTGGAGATGATGATGTGCAATTCAAGGTGTTGTATTGTGGGATCTGCCACACCGATCTTCATTACCTCAAGAACGAGTGGGGAGTCACTCCATATCCCATTGTTCCTGG GCATGAGATTGTTGGTGTGGTAACAGAGGTGGGAAAGAAGGTTGAGAAGGTCAAAGTTGGAGACAAGGTTGGCGTGGGATGCATGGTCGGATCTTGTCGATCGTGCGAGAGCTGCCAAGAAGATCTTGAGAATTACTGCCCCAAGATCATCCCCACATACGCTGCTCCCTACCACGATGGCACCATCACCTATGGTGGTTACTCCGATATCATGGTTGCTGACGAGCATTTCATTGTTCGTATTCCTGACAACATGCCATTGGATGCTGCTGCTCCTCTTCTGTGTGCCGGTATCACCACCTACAGCCCCATGAGATACTTTGGACTAGACAAGCCCGGGATGCACATTGGAGTTGTCGGTTTGGGTGGACTCGGGCATGTGGCTGTTAAATTTGCCAAGGCTTTCGGTTGCAAGGTCACAGTCATTAGCACTTCCCTCAGCAAAAAGGATGAAGCGCTTTCACATCTGGGCGCAGATTCATTCTTGATCAGCAAAGATGCTGATGAAATGCAG GGTGCCATTGGAACAATGGATGGTATTATTGATACAGTATCAGCACATCATGCTTTGATGCCACTCATTGGCCTCTTGAAGGCTCATGGAAAGCTCATCATGGTTGGCGCCCCAGATAAGCCTCTTGAGCTGCTGGTTTTTCCTCTCCTTGCAG GGAGAAAGATGATTTCTGGGAGTGCGACTGGAGGGATGAAAGAGACTCAAGAAATGATTGAATACGCGGCCAAGCATAATATAAAGGCAGATATTGAACTAATTTCAGCTGACTATGTTAACACTGCATTGGAGCGGTTGGCCAAAGCTGATGTGAAGTATCGGTTTGTGATAGATGTTGCCAACACTCTCCATCAAGCTTGA
- the LOC125213255 gene encoding elongator complex protein 4: MVMAANKPRSGSFSRNFGGASSSVPSIPGLKHGPNGTMLLSSGIPDLDKILGGGLALGSLMVVMEDPEAPHHMLLLRNFMSQGLVHHQPLVYASPASEPRGFLGTLPSPMVSKDDKSHVHETEQEKGLRIAWQYKKYLGEQSSESHRDGKSEYCNDFDLRKPLERHFFNGKQIDCVSLKESADLGAFHERCSSFLSQANQNNGDITGGRIAIQSLCSPQCEYSNREWEMLSFVRSLKSVVRLSNAVAVITFSPSLVSTTFSIRLQHLADTLVSVKAIPDEDKELATLLTGYKDMVGLLSVHKVARFNTQVPAILETTTFSMKLQKRRSLVLECINQAPVDGATGSSYGSSGSCSGSSKTGSFDF, translated from the exons ATGGTCATGGCTGCTAATAAACCTCGGAGCGGCAGTTTCTCACGGAATTTCGGTGGAGCGTCAAGCTCTGTTCCTAGCATTCCTGGGCTTAAGCATGGTCCAAACGGGACCATGTTACTTTCGTCTGGCATTCCTGACCTGGATA AGATTCTGGGTGGTGGGCTTGCATTGGGAAGTTTAATGGTGGTGATGGAAGATCCGGAGGCACCACATCATATGTTATTGTTGAGAAATTTCATGTCTCAGGGGTTGGTTCATCATCAACCTTTAGTATATGCAAGTCCTGCAAGTGAGCCCAGAGGCTTTCTTGGTACCTTGCCTAGTCCCATGGTGTCCAAGGATGACAAATCACATGTCCATGAGACCGAGCAG GAGAAAGGGTTGAGAATTGCATGGCAATACAAGAAGTATCTTGGGGAGCAGAGTTCAGAGTCGCACAGAG ATGGAAAGTCAGAGTACTGCAATGACTTTGATCTGCGGAAGCCCCTGGAAAGGCATTTCTTTAATGGGAAGCAGATTGATTGTGTTAGCCTAAAGGAATCTGCTGATCTTGGCGCATTTCATGAACGTTGTTCGAGTTTCTTATCCCAAGCAAATCA GAACAATGGGGACATAACAGGAGGACGTATTGCTATTCAGTCACTGTGCTCGCCGCAGTGTGAATATTCCAACAGA GAATGGGAAATGCTTTCTTTTGTTAGATCCTTGAAAAGTGTGGTGAGATTGTCAAATGCAGTAGCTGTCATAACATTTTCACCTTCTCTCGTTTCAACAACCTTCTCAATAAGGCTGCAACATTTGGCTGACACATTAGTTTCTGTAAAAGCAATTCCAG ATGAAGACAAGGAACTGGCGACGCTTCTTACAGGATACAAGGATATGGTTGGACTTCTTAGTGTGCACAAAGTTGCACGTTTCAACACACAG GTCCCTGCAATTCTGGAGACAACCACATTCTCGATGAAACTGCAAAAGCGAAGATCCTTAGTTTTGGAATGTATAAACCAAGCACCAGTAGACGGTGCAACTGGAAGCTCTTATGGTTCTTCTGGTAGTTGTTCCGGGTCTTCTAAAACAGGTTCCTTCGACTTTTAA
- the LOC125213256 gene encoding 8-hydroxygeraniol dehydrogenase-like isoform X4, with translation MAKSHDTEHPVKALGLAATDSSGHLSPFKFSRRATGDDDVQFKVLYCGICHTDLHYLKNEWGVTPYPIVPGHEIVGVVTEVGKKVEKVKVGDKVGVGCMVGSCRSCESCQEDLENYCPKIIPTYAAPYHDGTITYGGYSDIMVADEHFIVRIPDNMPLDAAAPLLCAGITTYSPMRYFGLDKPGMHIGVVGLGGLGHVAVKFAKAFGCKVTVISTSLSKKDEALSHLGADSFLISKDADEMQGAMGTMDGIIDTVSAHHALMPLIGLLKAHGKLIMLGAPDKPLDLPVFPLLAGRKMISGSGIGGMKETQEMIDFAAKHDIKADIELISADYVNTALERLTKADVKYRFVIDVANTLTQS, from the exons ATGGCGAAATCACACGACACAGAGCACCCTGTGAAGGCATTAGGATTGGCTGCTACAGACTCATCTGGCCATCTCTCTCCTTTCAAATTCTCCAGAAG GGCAACTGGAGATGATGATGTGCAATTCAAGGTGTTGTATTGTGGGATCTGCCACACCGATCTTCATTACCTCAAGAACGAGTGGGGAGTCACTCCATATCCCATTGTTCCTGG GCATGAGATTGTTGGTGTGGTAACAGAGGTGGGAAAGAAGGTTGAGAAGGTCAAAGTTGGAGACAAGGTTGGCGTGGGATGCATGGTCGGATCTTGTCGATCGTGCGAGAGCTGCCAAGAAGATCTTGAGAATTACTGCCCCAAGATCATCCCCACATACGCTGCTCCCTACCACGATGGCACCATCACCTATGGTGGTTACTCCGATATCATGGTTGCTGACGAGCATTTCATTGTTCGTATTCCTGACAACATGCCATTGGATGCTGCTGCTCCTCTTCTGTGTGCCGGTATCACCACCTACAGCCCCATGAGATACTTTGGACTAGACAAGCCCGGGATGCACATTGGAGTTGTCGGTTTGGGTGGACTCGGGCATGTGGCTGTTAAATTTGCCAAGGCTTTCGGTTGCAAGGTCACAGTCATTAGCACTTCCCTCAGCAAAAAGGATGAAGCGCTTTCACATCTGGGCGCAGATTCATTCTTGATCAGCAAAGATGCTGATGAAATGCAG GGTGCTATGGGAACAATGGATGGTATTATTGACACAGTATCAGCACATCATGCTTTGATGCCACTCATTGGCCTACTCAAGGCTCATGGAAAGCTCATCATGCTTGGCGCCCCAGATAAGCCTCTCGACCTACCGGTGTTTCCCCTACTTGCAG GGAGAAAGATGATATCCGGAAGTGGGATTGGAGGAATGAAAGAGACCcaagaaatgattgattttgCAGCAAAGCACGATATAAAGGCGgatattgaattaatttcagCAGACTATGTGAACACTGCTTTAGAGAGGCTGACCAAGGCTGATGTGAAGTATCGGTTTGTGATAGATGTTGCCAACACTCTCACACAATCTTGA